The genomic stretch AGCTGCCAGGGCGTGGCATGCGCATGGACGAACCCTTGCAGCGCGATATCAAGGTGCTGGCTGCGCAGTTGGCCGGCGAGATCAGCACCGAACTCGACGGTCCCTACGCTTTGTTCGGCCACAGCCTCGGTGGCCTGCTGGCCTTCGAACTGGCCCATGCCCTGCGTGAGCGCGGCCTGCCTGCGCCCCTGGCGTTGTTTGCCTCGGCCACTGCTGGCCCGGCGCGCCGGGATGTCAGTGAATACGCCGTGGAAAAAGACGACAGCCAACTGATCGAACGCCTGCGCACGCTCAAGGGCACCCCCGAAGACGCCCTGGCCAATCGCGAGTTGATGCAACTGACCTTACCGATCCTGCGCGCCGACTTCCTGTTGTGCGGCAGTTTCCAATACGGCGAGCGCGAGCCGCTGCCGATGCCGATCCATGTGTTTGGCGGCAAACAAGACGACGTGCGTGCCGACGAATTGCTCGACTGGCAGGAAGACACCGCCAGCGGTTTCTCCCTGGACATGTTCGAGGGGCACCACTTCTTCCTGGTGCAGCAGGAAAGCTCGCTGTTGCGCTGCGTGCGGCGCTATGCCGACGAACACTTGACCCGCTGGCGCCATGGCGCTGCGCGGCGGGCGGCCCTGGCGGCTGGCTGAACACGCCGCCACACGCCCACGCCCTCTATCCCCGATTTCCCCGCAAGCCGATTTCAGGCAGGAACCCCTCATGATGGACGCCTTCGAACTTCCCCGCACTCTGGTCCAGTCTCTCCAGCGCCGTGCCGCGCAGACCCCGGACCAGGTGGCCCTGCGTTTTCTGGCTGAGTCCGCCGACGACACCGTGGTGCTCAGCTACCGCGACCTGGACCTGCGCGCCCGCACCATCGCCGCCGCCTTGCAGGCCTCGGTCGAGCCCGGCGAGCGCGCGGTGCTGCTGTTCCCCAGCGGCCCGGATTATGTCGCGGCGTTCTTTGGCTGCCTGTATGCCGGGGTGATTGCGGTGCCGGCTTATCCGCCGGAGTCCACCCGTCGCCATCACCAGGAGCGGTTGCTGTCGATCATCGCCGATGCCGAGCCAAGGCTGTTGCTGACCAGCAGTGGTTTGCGCGACGCCCTGGGTCAGATCGAAGAAGCGCCGCCCCTGCTCTGCGTGGATGAGCTGCATACGGATGTTGCTGCCGGCTGGATCGCGCCAAACCTGCAGGCCGACGATATCGCCTTCCTGCAATACACCTCCGGCTCCACGGCTTTGCCCAAAGGCGTGCAAGTCACCCACGGCAACCTGGTGGCCAATGAACTGTTGATCCGTCGCGGCTTCGGCATCGACCTGAACCCGGATGACGTGATTGTCAGCTGGCTGCCGCTGTACCACGACATGGGCCTGATCGGCGGCCTGCTGCAACCGATCTTCAGTGGTGTGCCGTGTGTGTTGATGTCACCGGCCTACTTCCTCGGCCGGCCGTTGCGCTGGCTGGAAGCGATC from Pseudomonas fluorescens encodes the following:
- a CDS encoding thioesterase II family protein gives rise to the protein MSTSTRLRLFCLPYSGASAMFYSRWRRALPEWLQVCPLELPGRGMRMDEPLQRDIKVLAAQLAGEISTELDGPYALFGHSLGGLLAFELAHALRERGLPAPLALFASATAGPARRDVSEYAVEKDDSQLIERLRTLKGTPEDALANRELMQLTLPILRADFLLCGSFQYGEREPLPMPIHVFGGKQDDVRADELLDWQEDTASGFSLDMFEGHHFFLVQQESSLLRCVRRYADEHLTRWRHGAARRAALAAG